From Lagenorhynchus albirostris chromosome 10, mLagAlb1.1, whole genome shotgun sequence, the proteins below share one genomic window:
- the KIAA1586 gene encoding LOW QUALITY PROTEIN: E3 SUMO-protein ligase KIAA1586 homolog (The sequence of the model RefSeq protein was modified relative to this genomic sequence to represent the inferred CDS: deleted 1 base in 1 codon), producing the protein MEDPGSEIIECVPPAGPEASESTPEENEGDIQFVSEGPSRPVPEYIDLICGDDKERSTYHSDILFPKMPKRQGDLLHFLNAKKVKTGTESNNRNKNYCGLSKSKESNFKYVEQPIIEEKPSCSSKEEMDNLVLSDCWNEKQAFMFTEQYKWLEIKEGKLGCKDCSTVQHLGLKAVKHVHVSKEWIAYLVTPNGSNKTTRQASLRKKIREHDVSKAHGKIQDLLKESINDSVSNLVHKQSNKNIDPTVKVFNTVYSLIKHNRPLSEIEGAMELQEKNGEVSCLNTRYGATRIAKHIAKEMKMTIFKNIIEENAKICIVIDEASTVSKKRTFVIYLQCTVQSVPAPIMLFVALKELVSTTAECIFNTLLSTLNDCGFTNEYLKANLIAFCSDGANTVLGRKSGVATKLLENFPEIIIWNCLNHRLHLSLDDSISEIKRFRHEYERTLNFKMKAY; encoded by the exons ATGGAAGACCCAGGGTCGGAG ataatagaATGTGTCCCTCCAGCTGGGCCTGAGGCGTCCGAGTCAACACCCGAGGAAAATGAAGGTGACATTCAGTTTGTTAGT GAGGGACCATCAAGACCTGTTCCTGAATACATTGATCTGATCTGTGGTGATGATAAAGAGCGTAGCACCTATCATAGTGAT attttgttCCCTAAAATGCCAAAACGACAGGGtgatttattgcattttttaaatgcgAAGAAAGTGAAAACAGGCACAGAAAGTAACAATAGGAACAAAAACTATTGTGGATTGTCTAAGTCTAAGGAATCAAATTTCAAATATGTTGAACAACCAATCATTGAAGAAAAGCCATCATGTTCATcaaaggaagaaatggataatCTTGTGCTTTCAGATTGTTGGAATGAAAAACAAGCATTTATGTTTACAGAACAGTACAAATGGCTTGAAATAAAAGAAGGTAAATTAGGATGTAAGGATTGCTCAACAGTTCAGCATTTGGGATTGAAAGCAGTAAAGCATGTCCATGTGTCCAAGGAGTGGATTGCATATTTAGTAACCCCTAATGGCAGTAATAAAACTACTAGACAAGCTTCCCTGCGAAAAAAAATTAGGGAACATGATGTTTCTAAAGCCCATGGTAAAATTCAGGATTTGTTAAAGGAATCAATTAATGACTCAGTTTCTAATTTAGTGCAtaaacaaagtaataaaaatattgatcCTACTGTGAAAGTTTTCAATACTGTTTATAGtttaataaaacataatagaCCTTTATCTGAGATTGAAGGGGCAATGGAATTacaagagaaaaatggagaggTCAGTTGTTTAAATACACGATACGGTGCAACAAGAATAGCAAAGCATattgcaaaagaaatgaagatgacGATATTTAAGAATATTATAGAAGAAAATGCCAAAATCTGTATTGTAATTGATGAGGCATCCACAGTCTCAAAGAAAAGGACCTTCGTGATTTATCTCCAGTGCACAGTTCAATCGGTTCCTGCACccattatgttatttgttgctttgaaAGAATTGGTGTCAACCACAGCAGAGTGTATTTTCAATACATTATTGAGTACTTTAAATGATTGTGGTTTCACTAATGAATATTTGAAAGCAAATTTAATTGCATTTTGTTCTGATGGTGCTAATACAGTGCTGGGAAGAAAGTCTGGAGTAGCTACAAAGTTGTTAGAAAATTTTCCTGAAATCATTATTTGGAACTGT TTAAACCATCGATTGCACTTGTCCCTTGATGAttcaatatctgaaataaaacgg TTTAGACATGAATATGAAcgaactttaaattttaaaatgaaggcaTACTGA